The genomic window TGTGGATGCAGTCCAGGACCTCCTCGCCATGGGGCACGTCGGGTCCCGAGCGGGCGAAGGCGAAGACCGCGTCACCCTCGAGCTTGGACAGGGTGAAGTATGGCGTCACGGACTGCACGATCCCGTCCAGCAGGCTCGACATCAGTCGGAAGGCCTCAGGGATCTGGCCCGTGGCGAAGGCATCGTCCTTGTGCGCCTCCTGGACGCCGCGCAGGAACGAGGTGTAGCCGCTGATGTCCGCCAGGAACAGGGGTCCCCTCGCGGCCTCCTGGGTGAACTGGACCGCCATCGCCATCTCCTCTGTATGGGTCTGACCCACTCTTGCAACGTAGCAGGCGTGACGGACAGTGGTCCATGCCTCCTGTCAGACCCACGCCATAGGGTCAGTGCATGACCTTGTTCGTGCACCGCGCGGCCAACACCGACCTGTTGGCCGGCGGGCTTGCCGAGCTCCTCGCGGCCCCGCTGGACGACGTGTTCGCCGAGGAGGTCGTCGCGGTGCCGGCCAAGGGGGTGGAGCGGTGGCTGGCCCAGCGGCTGTCGCACACGCTGGGGTCCGGGCCGCGCGGCGGCGACGGGGTGTGCGCCGGTGTGCGTTTCCTCAACCCGCACTCGCTGGTCGCGCTCGTCCTGGGCATCGAGCGCGATGACCCGTGGCGCTCCGACCAGCTCGCCTGGCCGGTGCTGCGCGCGGTCGACGACAGCCTCGGCGAGACGTGGGCCAAGACCCTGTCCGACCACCTGGGACACGGCCTCACCGGCACCGAGCATGAACTGCGCCGGGGTCAGCGATTTGCCGTGGCGCGCCGGCTCGCCGGCCTGTTCGCCGACTATGCCGCCCAGCGCCCCGCGATGCTGGCGGACTGGCGTGAGGGTGGCGCCGGTGACGGGCTGGGTGGTCCGGTGGCCGACGACCTCGCCTGGCAGCCCGAGCTGTGGCGCCGCACGTTGGCCCTGGTCGACGCCGAGCCCCCCGAGGTGCGGCAGACACGCGTCCTGCAGGCGCTGCGGGAGCAGAGCCCCGAGGGCCTGTCCCTCGGTGATCTGGTGCTGCCCGGGCGCCTGTCCCTGTTCGGACACACCCGGATCGCGCGCAGCGAGGTCGAGGTGCTGACCGCCCTGGGCGAGCACCTGGACGTGCACCTGTGGCTGCCGCAGTCCTCCCCCCGGGCGTGGACGCGGCTGGCTCCGCTCGCGGCAGAGGGCCCGGTCCCCCGCGCGGAGGACACGTCCGCCGGGGTGATCGAGCACCCGCTGCTGGCCAGCCTCGGGCGCGACTCCCGCGAGCTGCAGCGCACCCTCGCCCTCACGGGTGGGACCGACGACCTGCTGGTCCGCGACGAGGCCGACGACGTGGTGGTCCGCGACGAGGCCGACGACGTGCTGGTCCGCGACGAGGCCGACGAGGCACCGGCCCGCAGTCTGCTACAGCTCCTGCAGGACGACCTGGCGCGCGACCACGCACCGACCGCTGAGGACCGCCGGTCTCGGGTGGTCGAGGCGCAGGACCGCAGCATCCAGGTGCATGCCTGCCACGGGCGCACCCGGCAGGTCGAGGTGCTGCGCGACGTGCTGGCCGACCTCCTCCAGCGCGACCCCACCCTCGAGCCGCGCGACATCCTGGTGATGTGCCCCGACGTGGACACCTATGCGCCCCTCTTCCACGCCGGCTTCGGGCTCGCCGAGGTGGTCCGCGAGCAGACCGCCGCGACACACCCGGCCCACGGCCTGCGGGTCCGGCTCGCGGACCGCGGCCCTCGGCATACCAACCCTCTGCTGGCCCTGGCCGACCAGCTCGTCGAGCTGGCTGGCGGGCGCCTGACCGCCGGGGAGGTGCTCGACCTGGCCCGATCCGCCCCTGTTCGCCACCGGTTCGGCCTCGGTGACGACTCCCTCGAGCGACTGGGGGACTGGGTCCACGCAGTGGTCATCCGGTGGGGGCTCGACGCCGACCACCGGGCCACCTATCAGCTGCACCATCTGGGTCAGAACACCTGGCGCGCGGGGCTGGACCGGGTGCTGGTGGGCGCGGCCGTCGACGGTCAGGACATCGACCACCTCGGGACCACCCTGGCGCTGGACAACCTCGACAGTGGTGACCTCGAGCTGGCCGGGCGCCTGGCTGAGCTCGTGGAGCGGCTGGCC from Ornithinimicrobium cryptoxanthini includes these protein-coding regions:
- the recC gene encoding exodeoxyribonuclease V subunit gamma — protein: MTLFVHRAANTDLLAGGLAELLAAPLDDVFAEEVVAVPAKGVERWLAQRLSHTLGSGPRGGDGVCAGVRFLNPHSLVALVLGIERDDPWRSDQLAWPVLRAVDDSLGETWAKTLSDHLGHGLTGTEHELRRGQRFAVARRLAGLFADYAAQRPAMLADWREGGAGDGLGGPVADDLAWQPELWRRTLALVDAEPPEVRQTRVLQALREQSPEGLSLGDLVLPGRLSLFGHTRIARSEVEVLTALGEHLDVHLWLPQSSPRAWTRLAPLAAEGPVPRAEDTSAGVIEHPLLASLGRDSRELQRTLALTGGTDDLLVRDEADDVVVRDEADDVLVRDEADEAPARSLLQLLQDDLARDHAPTAEDRRSRVVEAQDRSIQVHACHGRTRQVEVLRDVLADLLQRDPTLEPRDILVMCPDVDTYAPLFHAGFGLAEVVREQTAATHPAHGLRVRLADRGPRHTNPLLALADQLVELAGGRLTAGEVLDLARSAPVRHRFGLGDDSLERLGDWVHAVVIRWGLDADHRATYQLHHLGQNTWRAGLDRVLVGAAVDGQDIDHLGTTLALDNLDSGDLELAGRLAELVERLATTLRALRTTDTVDVWVRELSDGVLGLADVPLADAWQLTQFERELARIQAAARRGATSTPSLSLADVRALLREQSGGRATRSNFRTGSLTVCTMVPMRSVPHRVVALVGMDDGVFPRHSTPDGDDALARRAVTGERDPRSEDRQLLLDAITSAGDALVITYTGADEHTGSQRPPAVPLGELIDAVRATAQGQGVERVVTDHPLQPFDPRNLGVTPEDETSLLPQDRPLSYDPTALAGALALRAGQSQPVPIAAQLLPPLAGDEVALDDLLRFFDNPARAFLRSRLGMVLPEVPEERGEGIPITLDGLEKWTIGDRMLQGVLTGRAPAQAVNAELWRGALPPDQLGETTMREITQAVQALCEATWRTVGTGGWEQDLPRDSVDLDLALPGGRQLTGTVAGLVGGAALTVTYSQVKAKQRLRSWIISLVLAAGGHSGVSRLIGKHYWRKGDKSPVLFTHGPHDPATALELLTQLVDLRDRGLREVVPLPLETSLAWADYFVKTGKATLAAQQGVKKWVTPDGGFGGGGEQDDPSWSRVLGAGVPFDTILGTPRADEEWTPGVESRLGQFALRVWGPVLRGGAESKVKP